Sequence from the Cellulomonas fimi ATCC 484 genome:
GGCAGACGCTGCTGGGCCTGCTCGGTGCGCGCATCGACGACCTGACCTCGTGGGTCGGCGGCCTGTTCGGCGGAGCGCCGTGACGCAGCAGCCCCACGGTCACGGCGCCGACGCCCGCGACCTCGACCCGACCGACCACCTCGACCGGCGAGGGGCGACGCCCGCCGCCACCGACGGAGACCCTGCACCGTGATCGACTTCCGCTACCACATCGTCTCGCTCATCTCGGTGTTCCTGGCGCTCGCCGTAGGCATCGCGCTGGGCGCCGGTCCGCTCAAGGAGACGATCGGCGACACCCTGACCGGTCAGGTCGAGCAGCTGCGCACCGAGAAGGACGAGCTGCGCGCCGAGCTGGACCGGACGGCCGACGACCTCGGGCACGCGGCCGCGTACATCGACGCCGCGGGGCCGCGGCTGCTCGACGGCTCGCTCACCGACCGTCGCGTCGCCGTCGTGGCGCTCGGCGAGGTCGACGAGTCGGTGCGCACGGCGGTCGACGACCGGCTCGCGCAGGCCGGGGCGAGCGTGACGGCGCACGTGACGCTCACCGAGTCGTGGACCGAGGCGGACCTCGACAGCTTCCGGCAGGCGCTGGGCGGGCAGCTCGTGGGCTACCTCTCGCCGGGTCTCGCCGATGACGCGGGCGTGCAGGAGGAGCTTGCCGCCGCCCTGGTCCAGGGTCTCGTCGCTGCGAACCCCGCGGCACCGGACACCCTCGCGTCCGACTCGGGCTTCCTGCTCGAGCTGCTGTCCGGCGGTGACTACCCGCTCGTGACGCTGCAGGACCCCGTCGAGACCCCGGCCGATGCCGTCGTGATCCTCGCGCCCAGCGACCTGCCGACGGGCGAGGACTCCTCGGCGGACCCGGCGGGGAGCGAGGACGTCCTGAGCGCCTGGCTGGCCGTGGTCGCTGCGGCGCAGGAGCGCTCGGAGGGCGCCGTGCTCGCCGAGGGGCCGCGCGGTGACGGGCGTCTCGTGGACGCGGTGCTGGCGGACGACGAGCTCGCGGACGAGCTGACCACCGTCTCCGGCGCCCACCTCGTCACGGGCCAGGTCTCGACGCCGCTCGCGCTCGCCGCGCGCATCGCCGGCGAGAACGGGCACTACGGGTTCGGCGACGGCGAGACGCCGCTGCCGACCGCGGTGACGCTGCCAGCGGTCGACCGCGCGCCGACGGCCGAGGGCGAGCCCGGGGGCACCGACGGGGCGCAGGGATGAGCGTGGGGCCGCTGCGCCGCCTGGCCGCGGCGACGGTGGCCGGCGGCGTGACCGCCGGCGTCCGGGGACTGCTCGACGCGCAGCCGCCCGGCGGCCCGCGTCGCTGGACGCGCACCAACCACCGCGGTGAGCCCGTGAGCCTGCTCGAGGGGCCGGCCGTCGCGGCGGGCCTGCTCGCCGGTGCGGTCGTCGGGGCGCCGTCGCTGCGCGCCGCAACGGCGCTCACGGTCGCGACCGGGGCGGGCGCGGTGTTCGGCGTCGTCGACGACCTCGGGGAGGACGTCGAGGTGCGCCGCAAGGGGCTGCGCGGACACCTGGGAGCGCTCGCGCGCGGCGAGCTCACGACCGGCGGCCTCAAGGTCCTCGGGATCGGCGCCGCCGGGATCGTCGCGGCCGCCGTGGCGACGCCGCTGCGGGACGACGCCGGGACGCGACGCTCGCCCGCCGGGTGGGCCGCCGACGTCGTCGTCTCGGGCGCCCTCGTCGCGGCCAGCGCGAACCTGCTGAACCTGTTCGACCTGCGGCCCGGCCGTGCGCTCAAGGCCGGCGCGCTGGTCGCCGGCCCGCTGGCCCTGGCCCCGGGTGCCGGGGCCGGCGCCGCGGCCGGGGTGCTCGGTGCTGCCGGCGCCGCCGTCGAGGAGGACCTCGCGGAGCACGACATGCTCGGCGACGGCGGCGCCAACGCGCTCGGCGCGACCCTGGGCACGGCGCTCGTGCTGTCGGCGCCGCGCCCCGTCCGGCTGGCCGCGCTCGGTGTCGTCGCCGCGCTGACGCTCGCGAGCGAGAAGGTCAGCTTCACCCAGGTCATCGAGCGCACGCCTGTGCTGCGCGACCTCGACGCGTGGGGACGCCGGCCGGCAGCCGCCGCGGCCAGCCCCGTGGAGGCACCGGCGTCCTCGCCCGCGGCCGGACCCGCGTGAGCCCGGGCGTCCGCCGGGTCCTCGGCGGGCTCGGTGGCGCCGCGGCGATGATCGCGGCGATCACCGTGCTCAGCCGGGTGCTGGGGTTCGCCCGCATCCTCGTGCAGGCCGGTGCGTTCGGCGCCGGTGCGATCGGCAGCACGTACAACTCGGCGAACATGCTGCCGAACGTCGTGTTCGAGGCCGCGGCGGGCGGTGCGCTCGCCGGCGCGCTCGTCCCGCTGCTCGCCCTTCCGGTGTCGCGCGCGCTGCGCAAGGACGTCGACGCGATCGCGTCGGCCGCGCTCGGCTGGACCCTGCTCGTCCTGGTCCCGCTCGGCGGGCTCCTGGCGCTGCTCGCCGGCCCGATCGCGAGCGCCTGGCCGGGGCTCGAGGACGCGCACCGCGAGCTGCTGCGGTACTTCGTCACGGTGTTCGCGGTGCAGGTGCCGCTGTACGGCGTGGCGGTGCTGCTGTACGCCGTGCTGCAGGCGCACAAGCGGTTCTTCTGGCCGGCGTTCGCCCCGGTCATGTCCTCGGTCGTCGTCATCGCCGTCTACGCGACCTACGCGCACCTCGCGCAGGGGCACCGGGACGACCCGGCGGCCGCCGGGAGCACGGCGCTCAGCGTCCTCGCGTGGGGCACGACCGCCGGCGTCGCGGTGATGTGCCTGCCGATGTTCTGGCCCGTGCACCGTCTCGGTGTGCGGCTGCGACCGACGCTGCGGTTCCCGGAGGGGGTCGGGCGGCGTCTCGCGGCGCTCGCGTTCGCCGGCGTGGGGTCGCTCGTCGCGCAGCAGCTCGCGATGCTGGTCGCGGCCCTGGTCTCGGCGCGGCGCGGCGGCGACGGCACCTACTCGCTCCTGCTGTGGTCGCAGCAGGTCTACCTGCTGCCGTACGCCGTGCTCGTGGTGCCGCTCGCGACCTCGACGTTCCCGCGGCTGTCCGCGCACGCCGCCGCGGGCCGTCGCGCCGAGTACGCCGCCATGGCGTCGACGACGACGCGGGCCGTGGTGCTCGCCGCCGGTGTGGGTGCGGCGGCCGTCGCCGCCGCGGCGCCCGCGGTCGCGGACGTCTTCGCCGACCTCGGCGGCGACCGGGAGGCGATCAGCGCGCTCTCGCCGACGATCACGCTCATGATGCCCGGGCTCGTCGGCTTCGCCGTGCTGTTCCACGTCTCGCGCGCGCTGTACGCGAGGGAGCGCGGGCGGGCGGCCGTCACCGTCAACGTGCTCGGCTGGGGCGTCGCGGGCGTGGCGTCCGTCGCGCTGGGGGCCGCGCTGGTCCCCGAGGGTCACGACCTGCGCCGCACGCTCGTCGCGCTCGCGGTCGCGAACAGCCTCGGGATGCTCGTCGGGGGGACCGCCGCGGTCGTGGCGCTCGCCCGCGCGGCCGGGCGGGACGCCGTGCGCGGCCTGGTGCGGACGACCGCGCTCGTCGTCGTCGCCGGCGGCGTCGCCGCCGTCGCGGGCCGGTGGGTCGTCGACTCGGTCGTCGCGCTCCTCGGGCACGACGCGGGGTCTGCGGTGGGCGGTGCCGCGGGCGGCGCGGTCGTCGCGCTCGTCGTCATGGCGGGCGCGGTCGCGGTCGGTGACCGGCGCACGGTGACCGACATGCTCCGGGTCGAGCGCACGCCCGAGCCCGTCGCGGGCGACCCTGCCTGAGCGGCGACACGCCGCGCGGGGTCGCGAGGTGGCCGGACTCACCCTCGCGCCTCCCCGAGGGCGCCGTCGCGTCGGGTAGGGTGGAAGCCCGTGACAGAGCGCGCGCATCGACTCTCCGGGCGGTCGGACTCCACGACCCGGCACATCTTCGTCACCGGGGGCGTCGCCTCCTCCCTCGGCAAGGGTCTGACGGCTTCCAGCCTCGGCCGCCTCCTCCGCTCCCGTGGCCTGCGGGTCACGATGCAGAAGCTCGACCCCTACCTCAACGTCGACCCCGGGACGATGAACCCGTTCCAGCACGGTGAGGTGTTCGTCACCGAGGACGGCGCGGAGACGGACCTCGACGTCGGCCACTACGAGCGCTTCCTCGACGTCGACCTGGTCGGCTCGGCGAACGTCACGACCGGCCAGGTGTACTCGCAGGTGATCGCCAAGGAGCGTCGCGGCGAGTACCTCGGCGACACCGTGCAGGTCATCCCGCACATCACCGACGAGATCAAGACGCGCATGCGCTCGCAGGCGAGCGACGACGTCGACGTCATCATCACGGAGATCGGCGGCACGGTCGGCGACATCGAGTCGCTGCCGTTCCTCGAGGCGGCCCGCCAGGTCCGGCACGACCTCGGCCGCTCCAACGTCTTCTTCCTGCACGTCTCGCTCCTGCCGTACATCGGCCCGTCGGGCGAGCTCAAGACGAAGCCGACGCAGCACTCCGTCGCCGCGCTGCGCAGCATCGGCATCCAGCCCGACGCGATCGTCCTGCGTGCGGACCGCGACGTGCCGGACGGCACCAAGCGCAAGATCGCGCTGTTCTGCGACGTCGACGTCGAGGGCGTCGTCACCGCGAAGGACGCGCCGAGCATCTACGACATCCCCCGCGTGCTGCACTCCGAGGGCCTCGACGCGTACGTCGTGCAGCGCCTCGGCCTGCCGTTCCGTGACGTCGACTGGTCCGGCTGGGACGAGCTGCTGCACCGCGTGCACCAGCCCGCGCACCAGGTCGAGGTCGCGCTCGTCGGCAAGTACATCGACCTGCCCGACGCGTACCTGTCCGTCACCGAGGCCCTGCGGGCCGGTGGCTTCCACCACGACGCCAAGGTCGTGATCCGCTGGGTCCGCTCCGACGACTGCCAGACGCCCGAAGGGGCGCGGCTCGCGCTCGAGGGCGTCGACGCCGTGCTGGTGCCCGGTGGGTTCGGCGTCCGCGGCATCGAGGGCAAGCTCGGCGCGCTGCGCTGGGCGCGCGAGAACCTCGTGCCGACGCTCGGCATCTGCCTGGGCCTGCAGTGCATGGTCATCGAGTACTCCCGCAACGTGCTGGGCCTCGACGGCGCGTCGTCGTCGGAGTTCGACGACGACCCCGCGCACCCCGTCATCGCGACGATGGCCGA
This genomic interval carries:
- a CDS encoding copper transporter encodes the protein MIDFRYHIVSLISVFLALAVGIALGAGPLKETIGDTLTGQVEQLRTEKDELRAELDRTADDLGHAAAYIDAAGPRLLDGSLTDRRVAVVALGEVDESVRTAVDDRLAQAGASVTAHVTLTESWTEADLDSFRQALGGQLVGYLSPGLADDAGVQEELAAALVQGLVAANPAAPDTLASDSGFLLELLSGGDYPLVTLQDPVETPADAVVILAPSDLPTGEDSSADPAGSEDVLSAWLAVVAAAQERSEGAVLAEGPRGDGRLVDAVLADDELADELTTVSGAHLVTGQVSTPLALAARIAGENGHYGFGDGETPLPTAVTLPAVDRAPTAEGEPGGTDGAQG
- the murJ gene encoding murein biosynthesis integral membrane protein MurJ, producing MSPGVRRVLGGLGGAAAMIAAITVLSRVLGFARILVQAGAFGAGAIGSTYNSANMLPNVVFEAAAGGALAGALVPLLALPVSRALRKDVDAIASAALGWTLLVLVPLGGLLALLAGPIASAWPGLEDAHRELLRYFVTVFAVQVPLYGVAVLLYAVLQAHKRFFWPAFAPVMSSVVVIAVYATYAHLAQGHRDDPAAAGSTALSVLAWGTTAGVAVMCLPMFWPVHRLGVRLRPTLRFPEGVGRRLAALAFAGVGSLVAQQLAMLVAALVSARRGGDGTYSLLLWSQQVYLLPYAVLVVPLATSTFPRLSAHAAAGRRAEYAAMASTTTRAVVLAAGVGAAAVAAAAPAVADVFADLGGDREAISALSPTITLMMPGLVGFAVLFHVSRALYARERGRAAVTVNVLGWGVAGVASVALGAALVPEGHDLRRTLVALAVANSLGMLVGGTAAVVALARAAGRDAVRGLVRTTALVVVAGGVAAVAGRWVVDSVVALLGHDAGSAVGGAAGGAVVALVVMAGAVAVGDRRTVTDMLRVERTPEPVAGDPA
- a CDS encoding CTP synthase yields the protein MTERAHRLSGRSDSTTRHIFVTGGVASSLGKGLTASSLGRLLRSRGLRVTMQKLDPYLNVDPGTMNPFQHGEVFVTEDGAETDLDVGHYERFLDVDLVGSANVTTGQVYSQVIAKERRGEYLGDTVQVIPHITDEIKTRMRSQASDDVDVIITEIGGTVGDIESLPFLEAARQVRHDLGRSNVFFLHVSLLPYIGPSGELKTKPTQHSVAALRSIGIQPDAIVLRADRDVPDGTKRKIALFCDVDVEGVVTAKDAPSIYDIPRVLHSEGLDAYVVQRLGLPFRDVDWSGWDELLHRVHQPAHQVEVALVGKYIDLPDAYLSVTEALRAGGFHHDAKVVIRWVRSDDCQTPEGARLALEGVDAVLVPGGFGVRGIEGKLGALRWARENLVPTLGICLGLQCMVIEYSRNVLGLDGASSSEFDDDPAHPVIATMAEQLAIVGGAGDLGGTMRLGAYEARLKAGSLVAEAYGSETVSERHRHRYEVNNAYRDKLEEAGFVISGVSPDTSLVEFVELPRETHPYFVATQAHPEFKSRPTRAHPLFAGLVGAALALRTDEV